One window of the Prionailurus bengalensis isolate Pbe53 chromosome E1, Fcat_Pben_1.1_paternal_pri, whole genome shotgun sequence genome contains the following:
- the LOC122485515 gene encoding keratin, type I cytoskeletal 26-like, whose product MSFQLSGGSRRVCSRTGPGRLSGGGPGFGAGNACRGSGAGSSLSFTLGSISSGGGFCNGGGGFSAGFLGNEHGLLSGNEKMTMQNLNDRLACYLDHVRALEEANVDLEQKIKAWYEKYGPGSCRGLDHDHTRYFSVIEDLKRQVISMATCNASIILQNDNARLTADDFRLKYENELALHQSVEADINGLHRVMDELTLCTTDLEIQFETLSEELAYLKKNHEEEMNVLQYAAGGDVNVEVNAAPGVDLTVLLNNMRAEYEDLSEQNRKDTEAWFNEKSASLQQQISDDSGAATTARNELMELKRNLQTLEIELQSLVAMKHSYECSLAETEGNYCLQLQQIQDQIGAMEEELQQIRTETEGQKLEYQQLLDIKIFLEKEIETYCKLLDGEERKSKSICYKSKGRGPIHSENQVKDSKEEIVVKTVVEELDQLGNVLSLRVHSVEEKSSKISNITMEQRVPSKAPK is encoded by the exons ATGTCTTTTCAACTTTCTGGTGGATCCAGGCGAGTCTGCTCACGAACTGGCCCAGGGCGGCTGTCTGGTGGAGGTCCAGGTTTCGGGGCTGGGAACGCATGCCGTGGGTCTGGAGCCGGAAGCAGCCTTTCTTTTACTCTTGGGAGCATTTCTTCTGGTGGAGGTTTCTGTAATGGTGGTGGGGGCTTCTCTGCTGGTTTTCTTGGAAATGAGCATGGCCTCCTTTCCGGGAATGAAAAGATGACCATGCAAAACCTCAACGACCGCCTGGCATGCTACCTGGACCACGTCCGAGCCCTCGAGGAGGCAAACGTAGACCTGGAGCAGAAAATCAAGGCCTGGTACGAGAAATACGGACCCGGTTCTTGCCGGGGTCTAGATCATGACCACACGAGATATTTCTCAGTCATTGAAGATCTTAAGAGACAG GTTATTTCCATGGCCACCTGTAATGCCAGCATTATTCTGCAAAATGACAATGCCAGACTGACTGCTGATGACTTCAGGCTGAA GTATGAAAATGAACTTGCTCTACACCAGAGTGTAGAGGCCGACATCAATGGTCTTCACAGGGTTATGGATGAGCTGACCCTTTGTACAACCGACCTCGAGATACAGTTTGAAACGCTCAGTGAGGAATTGgcataccttaaaaaaaatcacgaGGAG GAAATGAATGTCCTACAGTACGCAGCTGGGGGGGATGTGAATGTGGAGGTGAACGCAGCGCCAGGCGTGGACCTAACTGTCCTGTTGAACAACATGAGGGCCGAGTATGAGGACTTGTCTGAGCAGAACCGCAAAGACACGGAGGCCTGGTTTAATGAAAAG AGTGCCTCACTGCAACAACAGATTTCTGATGATTCAGGAGCAGCCACCACAGCCAGAAATGAGCTGATGGAGCTGAAACGCAATCTGCAAACCTTGGAAATAGAACTTCAGTCCCTCGTGGCCATG AAACATTCGTATGAATGCTCCCTGGCTGAAACTGAAGGTAATTACTGCCTCCAGCTCCAGCAGATCCAGGACCAGATTGGGGCAATGGAAGAAGAGTTGCAACAGATTCGCACAGAAACAGAAGGCCAGAAGCTGGAGTACCAACAGCTTCtagatatcaaaatatttttagaaaaagaaatagaaacgtATTGCAAATTACTAGATGGAGAAGAAAG AAAAAGCAAGTCCATATGTTACAAATCAAAAGGACGTGGGCCAATACATTCCGAAAATCAAGTCAAAG actcaAAAGAAGAAATTGTCGTCAAAACAGTGGTTGAGGAACTAGATCAACTTGGCAATGTCCTTTCCCTGAGGGTCCACTCAGTTGAAGAAAAATCCTCCAAAATAAGCAACATTACAATGGAGCAAAGAGTACCTTCTAAAGCACCAAAGTGA
- the LOC122485514 gene encoding keratin, type I cytoskeletal 25, producing the protein MSLRLSSGSRRACSRPTAGSLRLSGGGAGFGVGNACSMPGIGSSFSCAFGGSSSGGNAVGSNLCAGFTLNEGGLLSGNEKVTMQNLNDRLASYLENVRALEEANADLEQKIKGWYEKFGPGSCRGLDHDYSRYFPIVDDLKNQIIASTTSNANAVLQIDNARLTADDFRLKYENELALHQSVESDVNGLRRVLDEITLCRTDLEIQYETLSEEMTYLKKNHKEEMQALQCAAGGNVNVEMNAAPGVDLTVLLNNMRAEYEDLAEQNRRDAEAWFNEKSASLQQQISEDVGATTSARNELTEMKRNLQTLEIELQSLLATKHSLECSLTETEGNYCTQLAQIQAQIGALEEQLHQVRTETEGQKLEYEQLLDIKVHLEKEIETYCLLIGGDDGACKSGGYKSKDYGSGNMGNQVRDLAKAIVVKKVLEEVDQRSKILTTRLHSLEEKSQSN; encoded by the exons ATGTCTCTGCGACTTTCCAGCGGGTCCAGGAGGGCCTGCTCCCGTCCTACCGCAGGGTCCCTCAGGCTCTCTGGGGGGGGAGCCGGCTTTGGAGTTGGAAATGCTTGCAGCATGCCCGGAATTGGAAGCAGTTTCTCCTGTGCCTTTGGGGGCAGTTCATCAGGAGGCAACGCAGTGGGAAGCAATCTCTGTGCTGGCTTTACGCTGAATGAGGGCGGCCTCCTGTCGGGCAACGAGAAGGTGACCATGCAGAACCTCAACGACCGGCTGGCCTCCTACCTGGAGAATGTGCGTGCCCTGGAGGAGGCCAACGCCGACCTGGAGCAGAAGATCAAGGGCTGGTATGAGAAATTTGGGCCTGGTTCCTGCCGTGGTCTTGATCACGACTATAGTAGATACTTCCCAATAGTCGACGATCTTAAAAATCAG ATCATTGCTTCCACCACCAGCAATGCTAATGCTGTTCTGCAGATTGATAATGCCAGGCTGACAGCGGATGATTTCAGACTCAA GTATGAAAATGAGCTGGCTCTTCATCAGAGTGTAGAGAGTGATGTCAATGGGCTACGCAGAGTTCTGGATGAAATCACCTTGTGCAGAACAGATCTGGAGATTCAGTATGAAACTCTCAGTGAGGAGATGACTTACCTGAAAAAGAACCATAAAGAG GAAATGCAGGCCCTGCAGTGCGCGGCGGGCGGGAACGTGAACGTGGAGATGAACGCGGCGCCCGGGGTGGACCTCACGGTCCTGCTGAACAACATGCGGGCCGAGTACGAAGACCTGGCCGAGCAGAACCGCAGGGACGCGGAGGCCTGGTTCAACGAGAAG AGCGCTTCGCTGCAACAGCAGATCTCCGAGGACGTCGGGGCCACCACCTCAGCCCGGAATGAACTGACTGAAATGAAACGCAATCTCCAAACACTGGAAATTGAACTTCAGTCTCTCCTAGCCACG AAACACTCCCTGGAGTGCTCCCTGACCGAGACCGAAGGAAACTACTGCACACAGCTCGCCCAGATCCAGGCTCAGATCGGGGCCCTGGAGGAACAGCTGCACCAGGTCCGAACCGAGACGGAGGGCCAGAAACTGGAGTACGAGCAGCTGCTCGACATCAAGGTCCACctagaaaaggaaattgagaccTACTGCCTCCTCATCGGTGGAGATGATGG GGCTTGCAAGTCTGGAGGTTACAAGTCTAAAGATTATGGATCTGGAAACATGGGAAATCAAGTCAGag atctGGCCAAAGCCATAGTGGTTAAGAAAGTTCTTGAGGAGGTAGACCAACGAAGCAAAATACTTACCACCAGGCTGCACTCCCTGGAAGAGAAATCTCAAAGCAATTGA